GTAGCAGGGATATGAGGTGGGTGCCTCCTCCGTTGGGGCAGTGGCGACTTGATGTCGATGCTGGGTTTAATGATACTGTTGGTAAATATAGTGTGGGTGCTGTGATTCAAAATCATTTTCGAATTATTTTTGCTGCCTCAGCCATTGGCATACGAAAACCAGGATCAGTGTTGGAGGCAGAACTCTCGGCTATTCATTTTGGTTTGATGCTTGCTGTGAGAGGTAACTTTTCTGATGTTTGGGTTTTCTCGAACTCCTGTAATGCTGTTAAAGAGGTGACGTCGAAGTCTGAGGCTCGCAACCATCAAGGACTGTTAGTCTTGAACATATTGGA
This genomic interval from Primulina eburnea isolate SZY01 chromosome 16, ASM2296580v1, whole genome shotgun sequence contains the following:
- the LOC140816031 gene encoding uncharacterized protein, whose translation is MRWVPPPLGQWRLDVDAGFNDTVGKYSVGAVIQNHFRIIFAASAIGIRKPGSVLEAELSAIHFGLMLAVRGNFSDVWVFSNSCNAVKEVTSKSEARNHQGLLVLNILDILTSGRFKKLDHVSRNANKLAHCLARFALSHPSRSCWMEDFYPS